Proteins from one Brevibacillus humidisoli genomic window:
- a CDS encoding HlyD family secretion protein, whose product MRNRALLTTLSLSMFLLTSCSLYGQEDTTLSGTIEADELPIVAEVGGMVRSIAVDEGASLQQGEEIATIDDRTFRLQVEEAEALLAQATAKLEEAKAGTRNQTLQQAAASVQQSQATVQQAEARLRQAKAQVTRAQEQLQQVQAQLEGAKRTLAYHQSRLQETTQLFEQGAATNRDVETQQEAVNQAQTQVDQLTAQVSASRSQAISAENEVEAATAQLAAAQSQEDHASAQLDLLREGSTGYTIKALLAAEKQARAKLEAAKLQLQKTTLIAPADGILLRSNITEGEVVKAGATLFTMMKKEKLELTVYIPEADLGMVSVGQQVSVQVDAYPGEQFTGMISAIADKAEFTPKNVQTKEERTKLVFAVTIQLQNGFDKLKPGMPADVSLSEGEESR is encoded by the coding sequence ATGCGAAATCGCGCCCTGCTCACCACCCTTTCCTTATCCATGTTTCTTCTGACATCCTGCTCCCTGTACGGACAGGAAGATACGACGCTCTCCGGTACGATTGAAGCGGATGAACTGCCAATCGTAGCAGAGGTTGGCGGCATGGTTCGCTCCATCGCAGTAGACGAAGGAGCCAGCTTGCAGCAAGGAGAGGAAATAGCCACGATCGATGACCGTACCTTTCGGCTGCAGGTAGAGGAAGCGGAAGCGCTGTTGGCTCAGGCAACCGCCAAACTGGAAGAAGCCAAAGCGGGTACACGCAACCAGACACTGCAGCAGGCAGCGGCGTCCGTCCAACAGTCTCAGGCCACTGTCCAGCAAGCAGAAGCCCGACTGCGGCAAGCCAAAGCACAGGTGACACGTGCTCAAGAGCAGCTGCAGCAAGTCCAGGCTCAGTTGGAAGGAGCAAAGCGCACGCTTGCCTATCACCAATCACGATTGCAGGAAACGACGCAGCTCTTTGAACAGGGTGCAGCCACCAATCGCGATGTGGAGACCCAGCAAGAAGCCGTTAATCAGGCACAGACACAGGTGGACCAATTGACTGCGCAAGTCTCCGCCAGCCGTTCTCAGGCAATCAGCGCCGAAAACGAGGTAGAGGCAGCCACGGCCCAATTGGCAGCAGCCCAGTCTCAGGAAGATCACGCTTCCGCCCAGTTGGATTTGCTCCGTGAAGGCAGTACCGGCTACACGATCAAAGCACTGCTGGCGGCGGAAAAACAGGCACGCGCCAAACTGGAGGCGGCCAAACTGCAGCTGCAAAAGACAACCCTCATCGCACCCGCGGACGGCATCCTGCTGCGCAGCAACATCACAGAAGGGGAAGTGGTGAAGGCCGGAGCCACCCTGTTTACGATGATGAAAAAAGAGAAACTTGAGCTTACGGTTTACATTCCGGAAGCAGACCTGGGCATGGTATCAGTCGGCCAACAGGTCAGCGTCCAGGTTGACGCCTACCCCGGCGAACAGTTTACCGGGATGATCAGCGCGATCGCCGACAAAGCGGAGTTCACACCGAAAAACGTGCAGACCAAAGAAGAGCGCACCAAGCTGGTTTTCGCCGTTACTATTCAGCTGCAGAACGGGTTTGACAAACTGAAACCGGGCATGCCTGCTGACGTCTCGCTCTCGGAGGGGGAGGAGTCCCGATGA
- a CDS encoding ABC transporter ATP-binding protein, with protein sequence MNDVIQCENLTKKFQQHVVVNNLTLSIRKGSIFGFLGPNGSGKSTTIRMLCGLLLPTSGSGTVLGFDITKESEEIKQRIGYMSQRFSLYEDLTVEENLDFYAGIYGITGSRLRERKAELIAMAGLEGRENQLAGSLSGGWKQRLALSCALLHQPELLILDEPTAGVDPVSRRVFWDVIHRLAEQGMTVLVSTHYMDEAETCDEIGFIFFGDLLAQGTPRQLIERMSAANLEDVFIALVHEAEAKKRNGTSVGETGRVQ encoded by the coding sequence ATGAACGATGTGATTCAGTGTGAAAACCTGACCAAGAAGTTTCAGCAGCATGTGGTCGTGAACAACCTGACCCTATCGATCCGCAAAGGGTCTATCTTTGGCTTTCTCGGGCCAAACGGCTCCGGCAAATCCACCACGATCCGCATGCTGTGCGGTTTGCTGCTGCCTACCTCCGGCTCCGGCACCGTGCTCGGCTTTGACATCACCAAAGAGAGTGAGGAGATTAAGCAGCGCATCGGCTATATGTCGCAGCGGTTCAGCTTGTACGAAGATTTGACGGTTGAGGAGAACCTAGACTTTTATGCGGGGATCTACGGCATCACTGGATCACGCCTGCGGGAGCGGAAGGCAGAACTGATCGCGATGGCCGGACTGGAAGGACGGGAGAATCAGTTGGCAGGCTCGCTCTCTGGAGGTTGGAAGCAGCGACTGGCTCTCTCCTGCGCTCTATTGCATCAACCGGAGCTGCTGATCCTCGACGAGCCGACGGCAGGGGTTGACCCGGTCTCCCGCCGTGTTTTCTGGGACGTGATCCACCGTCTGGCTGAACAGGGGATGACCGTCCTGGTCAGTACCCATTACATGGACGAAGCGGAGACCTGTGACGAGATCGGCTTTATCTTCTTCGGAGATTTGCTTGCCCAAGGCACGCCGCGCCAGTTGATTGAACGGATGAGCGCAGCCAATCTGGAAGACGTTTTTATCGCACTGGTGCACGAGGCAGAAGCGAAGAAACGGAACGGAACCTCCGTCGGCGAAACGGGGCGAGTCCAATGA
- a CDS encoding ABC transporter permease — MKRFSLSRYLAIVKKEIIQIKRDKPSLGIALVMPLMMLFLFGYAVNTDVDQLATAIWDQSKSPDSRELVRHFTNTEVFQVVSYVSGYDELEGMIDSGSARVGIVIPPDYANKRDNDLPVSVQLLIDGSDPNIARTAASNAQLIVQNQAISIQERKLQREGLGELELPLTVESRVLFNPDMKSIVFNVPGLIGIIMQNVTMILTAFSLVREKERGTMEQLVVTPIRPLELLLGKITPYVFVGSFSFCIVLLLGTFWFGVPIKGSLPLLVILSILFLITTLTLGIFISTVANTQLQAMQVAFAFILPSVLLSGFMFPRETMPFLIKWLGGLVPLTYFLEILRGIFLKGVDLTALWQDTLGMMIFCVLIITLAILRFRKQIE, encoded by the coding sequence ATGAAACGATTCAGCCTCTCACGCTACCTGGCCATCGTCAAAAAAGAGATCATCCAGATCAAGCGGGACAAACCCAGTCTGGGCATTGCCCTGGTGATGCCGTTGATGATGCTGTTTTTATTTGGATACGCGGTCAATACGGATGTCGACCAACTCGCGACGGCCATCTGGGATCAAAGCAAATCGCCCGACAGTCGGGAATTGGTGCGCCACTTTACCAATACGGAAGTATTTCAGGTGGTCTCGTACGTCTCTGGATATGACGAACTGGAGGGGATGATCGACAGCGGCAGCGCGCGGGTCGGCATCGTCATCCCGCCCGATTACGCCAACAAGCGGGACAATGATCTGCCCGTCTCCGTGCAGCTGCTGATTGACGGTTCCGATCCCAACATTGCCCGTACCGCTGCAAGCAATGCTCAATTGATCGTACAGAACCAGGCCATCTCGATCCAGGAGCGGAAGCTGCAACGAGAAGGATTGGGCGAGCTGGAACTGCCGCTCACCGTGGAGTCTCGCGTCCTGTTTAATCCTGACATGAAAAGCATCGTCTTTAACGTGCCAGGGTTGATCGGGATTATCATGCAAAATGTGACGATGATCTTGACCGCCTTTTCACTCGTTCGCGAGAAGGAACGTGGCACGATGGAACAGCTGGTCGTCACACCGATTCGACCGCTGGAATTGCTGCTCGGCAAGATCACGCCTTATGTATTCGTCGGCTCGTTTTCTTTTTGCATTGTCTTGCTGTTGGGAACATTCTGGTTCGGTGTCCCGATCAAAGGGAGCCTGCCACTGCTCGTCATCCTGTCCATTCTGTTCCTGATTACCACTCTGACGCTGGGCATCTTTATCTCGACGGTTGCCAACACCCAACTGCAGGCGATGCAGGTCGCTTTTGCCTTTATCCTGCCAAGCGTACTGCTGTCCGGGTTTATGTTCCCGCGCGAGACGATGCCGTTTTTGATAAAATGGTTGGGAGGACTTGTCCCTCTCACCTACTTCCTCGAGATTCTGCGCGGGATTTTTCTCAAAGGGGTGGATCTCACCGCCCTATGGCAGGACACACTGGGCATGATGATCTTTTGCGTGTTGATCATTACCCTCGCGATCCTGCGATTCCGCAAGCAGATCGAGTAA
- a CDS encoding TetR/AcrR family transcriptional regulator produces the protein MSDQRFEDRLQAFIEEMKHEDKMTEKQRSILEAAIKLFAGKGFHATSTSEIAKEAGVAEGTIFRHYKTKKDILIAAVAPVIVKIAAPFILSDIREILKTQVQKSFADVASELFKNRLSLLQTNEKHFRILIQEVFFHEELREALIDAVAREALGIVKEFVEQKIDAGELRPLPPEVIVRVIFSLLVGTVVFKYAIGREEYALLPEEEQVALTVDILMNGISRR, from the coding sequence ATGAGCGACCAACGTTTTGAAGACCGCCTGCAGGCGTTTATCGAGGAGATGAAGCACGAAGACAAGATGACCGAGAAGCAGCGGAGCATCCTGGAAGCGGCGATCAAGCTGTTTGCCGGCAAGGGGTTTCATGCTACTTCGACCAGCGAGATCGCCAAGGAGGCGGGGGTGGCGGAGGGGACGATCTTCCGTCACTACAAGACAAAGAAAGATATCCTGATCGCAGCCGTCGCCCCGGTGATCGTCAAAATCGCCGCCCCCTTCATCCTGTCGGACATTCGGGAGATTCTAAAAACACAAGTACAAAAATCGTTCGCCGATGTCGCCAGCGAGTTGTTCAAGAACCGTCTCTCGCTCTTGCAGACAAATGAAAAGCATTTTCGCATCCTGATCCAGGAAGTCTTTTTTCACGAGGAACTGCGCGAGGCCCTGATCGATGCCGTCGCCCGCGAAGCGCTCGGGATCGTCAAAGAGTTCGTCGAACAAAAAATCGACGCAGGTGAACTGCGCCCGCTGCCGCCGGAAGTGATCGTACGGGTTATTTTCTCCCTGCTGGTAGGCACTGTCGTATTCAAGTACGCCATAGGCAGAGAAGAGTACGCCCTCCTGCCGGAAGAAGAACAAGTCGCACTCACCGTGGATATTCTGATGAACGGCATCAGCCGACGCTGA
- a CDS encoding DinB family protein, which translates to MTEEMLFFQMNLVRKMTLHSVSDVTEELADLIPAGSRNNIRWHLGHILVIQEFLMFRLTGEQLGLTDEYFRMFGRGTKPADWQTTAPDLESLRSLLDQQTSRIRETFSGRLSDAARKPFVFRDGVEFKTIGEILNFSLIHEGMHQGYINSFIRISEKTSV; encoded by the coding sequence ATGACAGAGGAAATGCTGTTTTTTCAAATGAATCTCGTTCGCAAGATGACGCTTCACTCAGTCTCTGACGTCACAGAGGAGTTGGCCGATCTGATCCCCGCTGGATCCCGGAACAACATTCGCTGGCATCTGGGTCATATCTTGGTGATACAAGAGTTTCTGATGTTCCGCCTCACCGGTGAGCAGCTCGGCTTGACCGACGAGTACTTCCGCATGTTTGGCCGCGGCACCAAACCTGCCGACTGGCAGACGACTGCCCCTGATCTGGAGTCGTTGCGCTCGCTGCTGGACCAGCAGACGTCACGCATTCGAGAGACGTTCTCCGGTCGGTTGAGCGACGCGGCTCGCAAACCATTCGTCTTCAGAGACGGTGTGGAATTCAAAACCATCGGCGAGATTCTCAACTTCAGTCTGATCCACGAAGGCATGCATCAAGGATATATAAACAGTTTTATACGAATCTCAGAGAAGACGAGCGTTTGA
- a CDS encoding FusB/FusC family EF-G-binding protein — protein sequence MVKPFIRNHQFNLIKKQIGLLQHACNTISDPKVVESVRYSVQTQIMESLPDAMELHDRIVEEIETLRTAGDFHQYVRSLEPYLEEFAPVTQKQLKKLFPKNKKLKVPNLTDIDYRSLTYLGWTDIATNKMFLVYHLDGQLVGVEGTYTPLNKKNACFLCNRPEEVALFSAITKSKPVNASPDYYKAIGNYMCINSDVCNKNITDVTRLEAFVRGVVGDKR from the coding sequence ATGGTCAAACCATTTATTAGAAACCACCAGTTTAACTTGATCAAGAAGCAGATCGGACTGCTGCAGCATGCCTGCAATACCATCTCCGATCCGAAAGTGGTCGAGTCGGTACGATACAGCGTGCAAACTCAAATCATGGAGTCGTTGCCGGATGCGATGGAGCTTCATGATCGGATAGTGGAGGAGATTGAGACGCTACGTACGGCTGGAGACTTCCATCAGTACGTACGTTCATTGGAACCTTATCTGGAGGAGTTTGCGCCAGTCACGCAAAAGCAGCTCAAAAAGCTCTTTCCCAAAAACAAAAAGCTGAAGGTTCCAAACCTCACCGATATCGATTACCGCTCTCTCACCTATCTGGGCTGGACCGACATCGCGACGAACAAAATGTTCCTCGTCTATCATCTAGACGGACAGCTCGTCGGTGTTGAAGGAACATATACCCCGCTGAATAAGAAAAACGCCTGCTTTTTGTGCAATCGGCCCGAGGAGGTTGCGTTGTTTTCGGCGATCACGAAATCGAAGCCGGTTAACGCTTCGCCTGATTACTACAAGGCCATTGGCAACTACATGTGCATCAACAGCGATGTTTGCAACAAGAACATCACGGATGTGACCAGATTGGAGGCATTTGTCCGTGGCGTTGTAGGGGATAAGCGGTGA